A region from the Corylus avellana chromosome ca7, CavTom2PMs-1.0 genome encodes:
- the LOC132188369 gene encoding uncharacterized protein LOC132188369, whose translation MSPCKMKLITILACLIFVSCMSEVMILSISALESPLEHQACKLSNRLMQEQDQVHGHDEKGYKEKQEIYDSGKSQRGKQGAYGGANIVHRPSPGEKNAASMEAKPRFVISTLIFYVSLGLILGFSFQLV comes from the exons ATGTCCCCATGCAAGATGAAGTTAATTACAATTCTTGCGTGCTTGATATTCGTCTCATGCATGAGTGAAGTGATGATCCTCTCAATCTCGGCTCTTGAAAGCCCTTTAGAACATCAAGCTTGCAAGCTCTCAAATCGCCTCATGCAGGAACAAGATCAAGTTCATG GACATGATGAAAAAGGTTACAAGGAAAAGCAAGAAATATATGATTCGGGAAAATCTCAGAGAGGGAAGCAGGGAGCCTATGGTGGTGCAAATATTGTTCATCGACCAAGCCCAGGTGAAAAAAATGCAGCATCAATGGAAGCAAAGCCCCGATTTGTCATCTCAACCTTAATATTCTATGTAAGCTTGGGCTTAATCCTTGGTTTTTCCTTCCAACTAGTCTAA